Proteins found in one Zea mays cultivar B73 chromosome 1, Zm-B73-REFERENCE-NAM-5.0, whole genome shotgun sequence genomic segment:
- the LOC112163586 gene encoding Monocopper oxidase-like protein SKU5-like precursor, protein MPALLLLLLLAAAPAPARAGDPYSYYDWEVSYISAQPLGVKQKVIGINGQFPGPPLNVTTNWNVVVNVRNALDEPLLLTWNGVQQRKTAWQDGVLGTNCAIPAGWNWTYTFQVKDQVGSFFYFPSTPLHRAAGGYGAITINNRDVIPIPFAFPDGDITLFIGDWYNRGHRELRSALDGGTLLGAPDGVLINGLGPYQYNESVVPPGIVYERINVEPGKTYRFRVHNVGVSTSLNFRIQNHNLLLVETEGSYTSQQNYTNLDIHVGQSYSFLVTMDQNASTDYYVVASARFVDAAVVDKLTGVAILHYSNSQGPASGPLPDPPNDQYDTAFSINQARSIRWNVTASGARPNPQGSFHYGDITVTDVFLLQSRAPELIDGKLRSTLNEISYIAPSTPLVLAQIFNVPGVFKLDFPNHPMNRLPKVDTSIINGTYKGFMEIIFQNNATNVQSYHLDGYAFFVVGMDYGLWTENSRGTYNKWDGVARSTIQVFPGAWTAILVFLDNAGIWNLRVQNLDTWYLGQEVYINVVNPEDSSTTLPDNAIFCGALSSLQKEQSHRFQYSKAAPVPQWGETISLLVLLACFALWSL, encoded by the exons ATGCCGGCTCTGCTCTTGCTGCTCCTGTTGgccgcggcgccggcgccggcgcgggCGGGAGACCCGTACTCCTACTACGACTGGGAGGTCTCCTACATTTCGGCGCAGCCCCTCGGCGTCAAGCAGAAG GTGATTGGCATCAACGGCCAGTTCCCGGGCCCTCCCCTGAACGTGACCACCAACTGGAACGTGGTGGTGAACGTCCGCAACGCGCTGGACGAGCCGCTGCTGCTCACCTGGAACGGCGTGCAGCAGCGCAAGACGGCGTGGCAGGACGGCGTGCTCGGCACCAACTGCGCCATCCCCGCCGGGTGGAACTGGACCTACACGTTCCAGGTCAAGGACCAGGTCGGCAGCTTCTTCTACTTCCCCTCCACGCCGCTGCACCGCGCCGCCGGGGGCTACGGCGCCATCACCATCAACAACCGCGACGTCATACCCATCCCCTTTGCCTTTCCCGACGGGGACATCACGCTCTTTATCGGTGACTGGTATAACCGTGGGCACAGGGAGCTCAGGAGCGCGCTCGACGGGGGCACCCTGCTGGGCGCCCCTGATGGTGTGCTCATCAATGGATTGGGACCCTATCAGTACAACGAATCCGTGGTTCCACCAGGGATTGTCTATGAGAGGATCAATGTCGAGCCAG GGAAAACTTACAGGTTTCGGGTACACAATGTTGGGGTCTCAACAAGCCTCAATTTCAGGATCCAGAACCATAACCTGCTCCTTGTTGAGACAGAAGGCTCCTACACCTCGCAGCAGAACTACACCAACCTGGACATCCATGTTGGCCAGTCCTACTCCTTCTTGGTCACCATGGACCAGAATGCCAGCACTGATTACTATGTTGTTGCAAGCGCACGCTTTGTTGATGCAGCTGTTGTGGATAAATTGACCGGTGTTGCTATTCTCCATTACTCTAACTCCCAGGGTCCAGCCTCTGGCCCTCTTCCAGATCCTCCGAACGATCAGTATGACACGGCGTTCTCTATAAACCAAGCAAGATCCATCAG ATGGAATGTTACAGCTAGCGGTGCCCGCCCAAATCCACAGGGCTCATTCCATTATGGTGACATTACTGTAACAGATGTGTTCCTGTTGCAGAGTAGAGCACCTGAGCTCATAGATGGAAAACTGCGTTCTACTCTCAATGAGATTTCTTACATTGCACCCTCAACCCCTTTGGTGCTTGCACAAATATTTAATGTCCCCGGAGTCTTCAAATTGGATTTTCCTAATCATCCTATGAACCGACTACCAAAAGTTGACACATCTATTATAAATGGCACTTATAAGGGATTTATGGAGATTATATTCCAAAATAATGCCACAAATGTTCAGAGCTACCACTTGGATGGCTATGCATTCTTTGTTGTTGG GATGGACTATGGTCTATGGACAGAAAATAGTCGCGGTACTTATAACAAATGGGATGGTGTTGCACGCTCTACAATCCAG GTATTCCCTGGAGCTTGGACAGCTATTCTTGTGTTTCTGGACAATGCAGGCATATGGAACTTGCGTGTTCAGAACCTTGACACCTGGTACTTGGGTCAAGAAGTGTACATAAATGTGGTTAACCCAGAGGACAGCAGCACCACTCTTCCGGATAACGCAATTTTCTGTGGTGCACTCTCAAGCCTACAGAA AGAACAATCACATAGATTCCAATACTCAAAAGCTGCCCCAGTTCCACAATggggagaaacaatttctctccTGGTTTTGTTGGCATGCTTTGCCCTTTGGTCGCTATGA